A stretch of DNA from Variovorax paradoxus:
TGCGCAGCGGGTCGCCCGCGCCGGGCGGTTCGATCTTGACCACGTCGGCGCCGAAGTCGGCCAGCGTGCGCGCCGCGAACGGGCCGGCGATCAGTTGCCCGAGTTCGACGACCTTGAGGCCGGCCAGCGGACCCGCGGCCAGAGGGGAAAGAGAGCTTTGCGTCATGGCTTCCGAGTGTGCCGTGCCGCCCCGGAGGTCGGGTCGGGCCGGGAAAACACCTATGAAATCTTGACATGGCCCGACCTGACCTTTTTGCACTGCAGCAATTGCGCTCAGCCACGCGCCTTCCCCCGAGGAGAAAGGGGTTTGCTGCAGCGCAATGAAGCCCACCACTCCGTGCCATCGGGCAGAACCGAAGCTCAAGAAAGTATCAATTCCGCACACCAACGCTGGTTGTTGGTGTCCTGAGCGATTCGTACAGTCCGCCTCACTCCCACCGAGCCACACCTACACAGAGACAACCCAGCCATGCAACCCGATCTGGAAATCGTCGAAGTCCACGGGGACGAATCGTTCACCGCCTGGGCGCACGGCTATCCGTATCGCACGGTGCGCTGGCACTTCCACCCCGAGTACGAGATCCAGCTGATCGTCGAGACCCAGGGCGTGTATTTCGTGGGCGACCATGTCGGCCACTTCGAGCCGGGCAACCTCGTGTTGATGGGCCCCGACCTGCCGCACAACTGGATCAGCGACGTGCCCGCCGGCCAGAGCGTCGAGCGCCGCGGCATCGTGATCCAGTTCCCGGCCGCGCTGGTGCGCAACGTGGCAGGCACCTTTCCCGAGTTCCGGCACATCGAGCCGCTACTGGCCGAATCGGCCTCCGGTCTGCTCTTTTCTGCCAAGACCGCCGCCGCCGCCAAGCCGCTCATGGAGTCGCTGCTCGAAGCCAGCGGCATGCGCCGCGTGGTGCTGCTGCTGTCGCTGTTCGAGCTGCTGGTGGCCAGCGACGACCGCCAGCGGCTGGCCAGCCCCGCGTTCACGCCCGACCCCAAGGCCTTCATGTCGCACGCGATCAACAACGTGCTGGCGCACATTGCCGCCAACCTCGGCGACGAGCTGCGCGAGCCGATGCTGGCCGAGCTGGTGGGCCAGAGCCCGAGCGCGTTCTCGCGCTCGTTCCGCAAGCACACCGGGCAGTCGTTCGTGCGCTACGTGAACCGGCTGCGCATCGGCCGCGCCTGCGAACTGCTGGCCAACAGCGACAAGCCCGTGCTCGACGTCTGCATGGACGTGGGCTTCAACAACGTGTCGAACTTCAACCGGCAGTTCCTGCTGCACAAGCGCATGCCGCCGACCAAGTTCCGCCACTTCCATCGCATGCAGCTCGCTGCATCGCGCGCCGCCAACAGCCCGCCGTAGCGCGCACCCGCCCCGTGTTCCCCGCGTCGTTCCTGGCGCGGCGCATTCCGCGCCGCGCGGGGCGGCCCTTTGCCCGCGTTTTTTTGCCGACTGTCACACCACCAACTCAAGGAGACAACCC
This window harbors:
- a CDS encoding helix-turn-helix domain-containing protein — encoded protein: MQPDLEIVEVHGDESFTAWAHGYPYRTVRWHFHPEYEIQLIVETQGVYFVGDHVGHFEPGNLVLMGPDLPHNWISDVPAGQSVERRGIVIQFPAALVRNVAGTFPEFRHIEPLLAESASGLLFSAKTAAAAKPLMESLLEASGMRRVVLLLSLFELLVASDDRQRLASPAFTPDPKAFMSHAINNVLAHIAANLGDELREPMLAELVGQSPSAFSRSFRKHTGQSFVRYVNRLRIGRACELLANSDKPVLDVCMDVGFNNVSNFNRQFLLHKRMPPTKFRHFHRMQLAASRAANSPP